The following coding sequences are from one Carassius gibelio isolate Cgi1373 ecotype wild population from Czech Republic chromosome B7, carGib1.2-hapl.c, whole genome shotgun sequence window:
- the LOC127961316 gene encoding multiple C2 and transmembrane domain-containing protein 2 isoform X1 — protein sequence MGDKKSMIGSLRQKAKLFRYPRAGIDKNPNKPEVREERMLDQRTNTPLLDVLQRSRTSYLKSPAHQQPADLKTSSACKSCPTTPVTLRKKGGGTDLADSLDSTGWPSQESVTDAPSEEHKISKSTVEMDQVLRLGDTQLPSSESLAEKLHFNRNASDTVSLHDSEHNNILDMKAESAGGNEHQRQAQKTYLLTICLKEGRGLVIRDRCGTSDPYVKFKLDGKTLYKSKVVYKNLSPVWNETFSFPIRNLDQKLFIKVYDRDLTTDDFMGSCGVELSTLELEKSSEMVLPLDDPNSLEDDMGVIIIDICLSVRDGKNKKQRWAQRKKRSLRGSTTEHNKRLTESMKKSQLWTGVYTITLVEGRDLPLDGQGDVFVRFKLGDQKYKSKSQVKKVNTQWRERFDFNQYPDTSSILEFEVVGKEGRRYEDCYGQCEIDLSGLPLNESTLFTRELDPGRGRVVLLVTPSPCTGASITDLVAPPLEEPHERDNILVKYSFRNSLKDLRDVGFLQVKVIKATDLMAADLNGKSDPFCVLELGNNRLQTHTIYKTLNPEWNKVFTFPVKDIHEVLEVTVFDEDGDKAPDFLGKVALPLLSIRNGQQVACPLRKENLGGLFKGTIVLELEVIFNSIKASIRTFTPREQKFMEDNAKFSKKVLARNVVRVRNLYRAVCHTNQFIKSCFQWESVQRSIIAFLVFVLTVWYWDFYMLPMFMVLLILWNYLQIASERVTRDLDTMELCEEEDEDEKESERKGLMEKIHMVQEIVIMVQNLLEAIASFGERIKNTFNWSVPFLSNLAFLVLLMATVITYFIPVRYIILLWGIHKFTKKLRNPYAIENNEVMDFLSRVPSDVQMAQYTELSSCSFHSPCRRRKASP from the exons ATGGGTGATAAAAAGTCCATGATTGGGAGTTTGCGCCAAAAAGCCAAACTTTTCCGATACCCGCGGGCTGGCATCGACAAAAACCCCAACAAGCCAGAGGTGAGGGAAGAGCGCATGTTGGACCAGCGGACGAACACTCCTTTGTTGGACGTCCTGCAGAGGAGTCGGACGTCCTACCTAAAAAGCCCCGCCCACCAGCAGCCAGCTGACCTCAAGACTTCTTCAGCTTGCAAAAGTTGTCCTACCACCCCTGTGACTCTGCGAAAGAAAGGGGGCGGCACCGACCTCGCTGATTCGCTGGACTCGACCGGCTGGCCGTCGCAGGAGTCAGTCACTGATGCCCCGTCTGAGGAACACAAAATCTCCAAATCCACAGTTGAGATGGATCAGGTGCTGCGTCTGGGGGACACACAGCTTCCTTCATCAGAGAGCCTGGCTGAG AAGCTGCATTTTAACAGAAATGCTTCAGATACGGTCTCCCTACATGACAGTGAGCACAATAAT attctggacatgaaggcagaatcagcAGGGGGGAATGAGCATCAGAGGCAAGCTCAGAAAACGTATCTGCTCACTATATGCCTGAAGGAGGGCCGAGGACTGGTCATTAGAGACCGCTGCG GCACAAGTGATCCATATGTGAAATTCAAACTGGACGGGAAGACCTTGTACAAAAGTAAAGTGGTGTATAAGAATCTCAGCCCTGTCTGGAATGAGACTTTCTCCTTCCCGATCCGCAACCTGGACCAGAAACTCTTCATCAAG GTTTATGATCGAGATCTGACAACAGATGACTTCATGGGGTCCTGCGGTGTTGAGCTCAGTACACTGGAACTTGAAAA GAGCAGCGAGATGGTGCTTCCATTAGACGACCCCAACAGTCTGGAGGACGATATGGGTGTCATTATCATCGACATCTGCTTATCTGTGAGGGacggcaaaaacaaaaaacaa AGATGGGCCCAAAGGAAAAAAAGGAGCCTCAGG GGAAGTACAACCGAGCATAACAAGCGTCTCACAGAGTCAATGAAGAAGAGTCAACTCTGGACCGGGGTATATACAATCACTCTGGTGGAGGGGCGGGACTTACCACTGGACGGACAGGGGGACGTGTTTGTTCGCTTTAAACTGGGAGATCAGAAATATAAAAGCAAG AGTCAAGTGAAGAAGGTCAACACCCAGTGGAGAGAACGATTTGACTTCAACCAGTATCCTGATACATCCAGCATTCTGGAGTTTGAAGTGGTGGGAAAAGAGGGGCGGAGATATGAGGATTGTTATGGACA GTGTGAGATCGACTTGTCTGGGCTGCCGTTGAATGAATCCACACTGTTTACACGTGAGCTGGACCCGGGCCGAGGCAGGGTGGTGTTGCTGGTGACCCCATCTCCCTGCACTGGAGCTTCCATCACGGATCTCGTCGCCCCTCCGCTGGAAGAGCCTCATGAGAGAGACAACATCCTGGTTAAATAT AGTTTCAGGAACTCCCTGAAGGATTTGAGAGATGTTGGTTTTCTTCAGGTTAAAGTGATCAAGGCCACTGACCTCATGGCTGCTGATCTAAATG GAAAGAGTGACCCATTTTGTGTTCTGGAATTGGGAAACAACCGGTTGCAGACCCACACCATATACAAGACCCTCAACCCTGAGTGGAATAAAGTCTTTACATT CCCGGTCAAAGACATTCATGAGGTTCTGGAAGTGACCGTGTTTGATGAGGATGGAGACAAAGCCCCAGATTTCTTGGGGAAGGTGGCCCTTCCTTTACTCTCG ATACGTAACGGTCAGCAGGTTGCTTGTCCTCTGAGGAAAGAGAATTTGGGAGGACTGTTTAAAGGAACCATAGTACTGGAGCTGGAAGTCATTTTCAATTCT ATCAAAGCAAGCATCAGGACCTTCACACCTAGAGAACAGAAGTTTATGGAGGACAATGCCAAGTTTTCTAAGAAG GTTCTTGCCAGGAATGTTGTTCGCGTGAGGAATCTTTATCGAGCCGTGTGCCACACCAACCAGTTCATCAAGAGCTGTTTCCAGTGGGAAAGTGTGCAGAGGAGCATCATAGCATTTCTG GTCTTTGTTCTCACTGTGTGGTACTGGGATTTCTACATGCTGCCCATGTTCATGGTTCTTCTCATTTTGTGGAACTATCTCCAGATCGCCTCTGAGAGAGTCACCAGAGACCTA gACACCATGGAGTtatgtgaagaggaagatgaagatgaaaAG GAATCAGAAAGAAAAGGTTTGATGGAGAAAATTCACATGGTTCAGGAGATTGTCATTATGGTCCAGAACCTTCTGGAGGCTATTGCAAGCTTTGGTGAAAGAATAAAGAA TACATTCAACTGGTCAGTCCCGTTCTTGTCTAATCTGGCCTTTCTGGTTCTCCTCATGGCTACAGTGATCACTTACTTTATTCCAGTAcgctacattattttattatggg gtataCATAAATTTACAAAGAAACTGCGGAATCCATATGCCATTGAAAACAATGAGGTGATGGATTTCCTCTCCAGAGTGCCTTCAGATGTCCAAATG gcACAGTACACTGAATTGAGCAGCTGTAGTTTCCACAGTCCTTGCAGGAGAAGAAAAGCATCTCCTTGA
- the LOC127961316 gene encoding multiple C2 and transmembrane domain-containing protein 2 isoform X2 — translation MGDKKSMIGSLRQKAKLFRYPRAGIDKNPNKPEVREERMLDQRTNTPLLDVLQRSRTSYLKSPAHQQPADLKTSSACKSCPTTPVTLRKKGGGTDLADSLDSTGWPSQESVTDAPSEEHKISKSTVEMDQVLRLGDTQLPSSESLAEKLHFNRNASDTVSLHDSEHNNILDMKAESAGGNEHQRQAQKTYLLTICLKEGRGLVIRDRCGTSDPYVKFKLDGKTLYKSKVVYKNLSPVWNETFSFPIRNLDQKLFIKVYDRDLTTDDFMGSCGVELSTLELEKSSEMVLPLDDPNSLEDDMGVIIIDICLSVRDGKNKKQGSTTEHNKRLTESMKKSQLWTGVYTITLVEGRDLPLDGQGDVFVRFKLGDQKYKSKSQVKKVNTQWRERFDFNQYPDTSSILEFEVVGKEGRRYEDCYGQCEIDLSGLPLNESTLFTRELDPGRGRVVLLVTPSPCTGASITDLVAPPLEEPHERDNILVKYSFRNSLKDLRDVGFLQVKVIKATDLMAADLNGKSDPFCVLELGNNRLQTHTIYKTLNPEWNKVFTFPVKDIHEVLEVTVFDEDGDKAPDFLGKVALPLLSIRNGQQVACPLRKENLGGLFKGTIVLELEVIFNSIKASIRTFTPREQKFMEDNAKFSKKVLARNVVRVRNLYRAVCHTNQFIKSCFQWESVQRSIIAFLVFVLTVWYWDFYMLPMFMVLLILWNYLQIASERVTRDLDTMELCEEEDEDEKESERKGLMEKIHMVQEIVIMVQNLLEAIASFGERIKNTFNWSVPFLSNLAFLVLLMATVITYFIPVRYIILLWGIHKFTKKLRNPYAIENNEVMDFLSRVPSDVQMAQYTELSSCSFHSPCRRRKASP, via the exons ATGGGTGATAAAAAGTCCATGATTGGGAGTTTGCGCCAAAAAGCCAAACTTTTCCGATACCCGCGGGCTGGCATCGACAAAAACCCCAACAAGCCAGAGGTGAGGGAAGAGCGCATGTTGGACCAGCGGACGAACACTCCTTTGTTGGACGTCCTGCAGAGGAGTCGGACGTCCTACCTAAAAAGCCCCGCCCACCAGCAGCCAGCTGACCTCAAGACTTCTTCAGCTTGCAAAAGTTGTCCTACCACCCCTGTGACTCTGCGAAAGAAAGGGGGCGGCACCGACCTCGCTGATTCGCTGGACTCGACCGGCTGGCCGTCGCAGGAGTCAGTCACTGATGCCCCGTCTGAGGAACACAAAATCTCCAAATCCACAGTTGAGATGGATCAGGTGCTGCGTCTGGGGGACACACAGCTTCCTTCATCAGAGAGCCTGGCTGAG AAGCTGCATTTTAACAGAAATGCTTCAGATACGGTCTCCCTACATGACAGTGAGCACAATAAT attctggacatgaaggcagaatcagcAGGGGGGAATGAGCATCAGAGGCAAGCTCAGAAAACGTATCTGCTCACTATATGCCTGAAGGAGGGCCGAGGACTGGTCATTAGAGACCGCTGCG GCACAAGTGATCCATATGTGAAATTCAAACTGGACGGGAAGACCTTGTACAAAAGTAAAGTGGTGTATAAGAATCTCAGCCCTGTCTGGAATGAGACTTTCTCCTTCCCGATCCGCAACCTGGACCAGAAACTCTTCATCAAG GTTTATGATCGAGATCTGACAACAGATGACTTCATGGGGTCCTGCGGTGTTGAGCTCAGTACACTGGAACTTGAAAA GAGCAGCGAGATGGTGCTTCCATTAGACGACCCCAACAGTCTGGAGGACGATATGGGTGTCATTATCATCGACATCTGCTTATCTGTGAGGGacggcaaaaacaaaaaacaa GGAAGTACAACCGAGCATAACAAGCGTCTCACAGAGTCAATGAAGAAGAGTCAACTCTGGACCGGGGTATATACAATCACTCTGGTGGAGGGGCGGGACTTACCACTGGACGGACAGGGGGACGTGTTTGTTCGCTTTAAACTGGGAGATCAGAAATATAAAAGCAAG AGTCAAGTGAAGAAGGTCAACACCCAGTGGAGAGAACGATTTGACTTCAACCAGTATCCTGATACATCCAGCATTCTGGAGTTTGAAGTGGTGGGAAAAGAGGGGCGGAGATATGAGGATTGTTATGGACA GTGTGAGATCGACTTGTCTGGGCTGCCGTTGAATGAATCCACACTGTTTACACGTGAGCTGGACCCGGGCCGAGGCAGGGTGGTGTTGCTGGTGACCCCATCTCCCTGCACTGGAGCTTCCATCACGGATCTCGTCGCCCCTCCGCTGGAAGAGCCTCATGAGAGAGACAACATCCTGGTTAAATAT AGTTTCAGGAACTCCCTGAAGGATTTGAGAGATGTTGGTTTTCTTCAGGTTAAAGTGATCAAGGCCACTGACCTCATGGCTGCTGATCTAAATG GAAAGAGTGACCCATTTTGTGTTCTGGAATTGGGAAACAACCGGTTGCAGACCCACACCATATACAAGACCCTCAACCCTGAGTGGAATAAAGTCTTTACATT CCCGGTCAAAGACATTCATGAGGTTCTGGAAGTGACCGTGTTTGATGAGGATGGAGACAAAGCCCCAGATTTCTTGGGGAAGGTGGCCCTTCCTTTACTCTCG ATACGTAACGGTCAGCAGGTTGCTTGTCCTCTGAGGAAAGAGAATTTGGGAGGACTGTTTAAAGGAACCATAGTACTGGAGCTGGAAGTCATTTTCAATTCT ATCAAAGCAAGCATCAGGACCTTCACACCTAGAGAACAGAAGTTTATGGAGGACAATGCCAAGTTTTCTAAGAAG GTTCTTGCCAGGAATGTTGTTCGCGTGAGGAATCTTTATCGAGCCGTGTGCCACACCAACCAGTTCATCAAGAGCTGTTTCCAGTGGGAAAGTGTGCAGAGGAGCATCATAGCATTTCTG GTCTTTGTTCTCACTGTGTGGTACTGGGATTTCTACATGCTGCCCATGTTCATGGTTCTTCTCATTTTGTGGAACTATCTCCAGATCGCCTCTGAGAGAGTCACCAGAGACCTA gACACCATGGAGTtatgtgaagaggaagatgaagatgaaaAG GAATCAGAAAGAAAAGGTTTGATGGAGAAAATTCACATGGTTCAGGAGATTGTCATTATGGTCCAGAACCTTCTGGAGGCTATTGCAAGCTTTGGTGAAAGAATAAAGAA TACATTCAACTGGTCAGTCCCGTTCTTGTCTAATCTGGCCTTTCTGGTTCTCCTCATGGCTACAGTGATCACTTACTTTATTCCAGTAcgctacattattttattatggg gtataCATAAATTTACAAAGAAACTGCGGAATCCATATGCCATTGAAAACAATGAGGTGATGGATTTCCTCTCCAGAGTGCCTTCAGATGTCCAAATG gcACAGTACACTGAATTGAGCAGCTGTAGTTTCCACAGTCCTTGCAGGAGAAGAAAAGCATCTCCTTGA
- the LOC127961317 gene encoding myocyte-specific enhancer factor 2A-like isoform X2: MGRKKIQITRIMDERNRQVTFTKRKFGLMKKAYELSVLCDCEIALIIFNRSNKLFQYASTDMDKVLLKYTEYNEPHESRTNSDIVEVLNKKEQRGCDSPDPEASYVLTPHTEEKYQKINEEFDNMMRNHKLPSALGQQSYSIPLSLPVTNPTTLSYSTDSSLDTPVSLSGTNMLSLSSNNSTAVMDGMRGSSEISLPNGAHSSHVANGFVGGSEGNSMGRVVSAKSQASSTSGRKPDLRVLIPPVCKGTASAPRTDNSQSSQSLSTPVVSVATPSLHPQGLVYSAMTSSFTSDFALSSTEPSSLHSFSSPEAVISGTGSSWKHSNHGQPGFSAQSIKSEPISPPRERAGHSLYPTKPRPGSGQEVGRSPAESFGSSGSSYEGSDREEQQLDSHPGTATSGQRSSTETDSQEDPSVKRMRTDSWVT, translated from the exons GTGACGTTCACAAAGAGGAAGTTTGGTCTGATGAAGAAGGCGTATGAGCTCAGTGTACTGTGTGACTGTGAAATAGCCCTGATTATCTTCAACCGCTCCAATAAGCTCTTCCAGTACGCCAGCACAGACATGGACAAGGTCTTGCTCAAGTACACCGAATACAACGAACCTCATGAGAGCAGGACCAACTCGGACATTGTCGAA GTGCTGAACAAAAAGGAGCAAAGAGGTTGTGACAGCCCAGATCCAGAAGCTTCATATGTCCTCACGCCTCACACGGAGGAGAAATATCAGAAGATTAATGAAGAGTTTGATAACATGATGAGAAATCACAAACTT CCGTCTGCTCTGGGTCAGCAGAGTTACTCGATACCGCTGTCTTTGCCCGTCACCAACCCAACCACGCTGTCCTACAGCACAGACAGCTCTCTGGACACCCCAGTGTCCCTCAGCGGGACGAACATGCTGTCTCTGTCCTCCAACAACAGCACTGCAGTCATGG ATGGCATGCGAGGTTCCTCAGAAATCTCTCTTCCTAACGGTGCACACTCCAGCCATGTGG CTAATGGCTTTGTTGGCGGTTCAGAAGGAAACAGTATGGGAAGAGTCGTTTCTGCAAAATCTCAAGCATCGTCTACATCGGGGCGCAAACCTGATCTCCGAGTGCTCATTCCTCCAGTGTGCAAGGGCACTGCTTCTGCACCG AGAACTGACAACTCTCAGTCCAGCCAATCACTGAGCACACCCGTGGTCTCCGTGGCAACCCCCAGTCTACATCCCCAGGGCCTTGTGTACTCAGCCATGACATCATCTTTCACTTCAG attttgccTTGAGCAGTACAGAGCCTAGTTCTTTACATAGCTTCAGTTCACCAGAGGCTGTCATATCAGGAACAGGTTCTTCATGGAAACACAGTAATCATGGTCAGCCAGGATTCAGTGCCCAGAG CATCAAATCAGAGCCCATCTCCCCTCCCAGAGAGCGTGCTGGTCATTCGCTGTACCCCACCAAACCTCGGCCCGGCTCCGGACAAGAAGTGGGCCGCTCTCCTGCCGAGAGCTTCGGTTCTTCTGGTAGTTCATATGAAGGTAGCGACCGTGAGGAACAGCAGCTGGACTCTCACCCAGGCACCGCTACATCAGGACAAAGATCATCAACAGAGACAGATAGCCAGGAAGATCCCTCAGTCAAACGCATGCGCACGGACAGCTGGGTAACTTAG
- the LOC127961317 gene encoding myocyte-specific enhancer factor 2A-like isoform X1, with protein sequence MGRKKIQITRIMDERNRQVTFTKRKFGLMKKAYELSVLCDCEIALIIFNRSNKLFQYASTDMDKVLLKYTEYNEPHESRTNSDIVEVLNKKEQRGCDSPDPEASYVLTPHTEEKYQKINEEFDNMMRNHKLPSALGQQSYSIPLSLPVTNPTTLSYSTDSSLDTPVSLSGTNMLSLSSNNSTAVMDGMRGSSEISLPNGAHSSHVANGFVGGSEGNSMGRVVSAKSQASSTSGRKPDLRVLIPPVCKGTASAPPPEEAEEHLRTDNSQSSQSLSTPVVSVATPSLHPQGLVYSAMTSSFTSDFALSSTEPSSLHSFSSPEAVISGTGSSWKHSNHGQPGFSAQSIKSEPISPPRERAGHSLYPTKPRPGSGQEVGRSPAESFGSSGSSYEGSDREEQQLDSHPGTATSGQRSSTETDSQEDPSVKRMRTDSWVT encoded by the exons GTGACGTTCACAAAGAGGAAGTTTGGTCTGATGAAGAAGGCGTATGAGCTCAGTGTACTGTGTGACTGTGAAATAGCCCTGATTATCTTCAACCGCTCCAATAAGCTCTTCCAGTACGCCAGCACAGACATGGACAAGGTCTTGCTCAAGTACACCGAATACAACGAACCTCATGAGAGCAGGACCAACTCGGACATTGTCGAA GTGCTGAACAAAAAGGAGCAAAGAGGTTGTGACAGCCCAGATCCAGAAGCTTCATATGTCCTCACGCCTCACACGGAGGAGAAATATCAGAAGATTAATGAAGAGTTTGATAACATGATGAGAAATCACAAACTT CCGTCTGCTCTGGGTCAGCAGAGTTACTCGATACCGCTGTCTTTGCCCGTCACCAACCCAACCACGCTGTCCTACAGCACAGACAGCTCTCTGGACACCCCAGTGTCCCTCAGCGGGACGAACATGCTGTCTCTGTCCTCCAACAACAGCACTGCAGTCATGG ATGGCATGCGAGGTTCCTCAGAAATCTCTCTTCCTAACGGTGCACACTCCAGCCATGTGG CTAATGGCTTTGTTGGCGGTTCAGAAGGAAACAGTATGGGAAGAGTCGTTTCTGCAAAATCTCAAGCATCGTCTACATCGGGGCGCAAACCTGATCTCCGAGTGCTCATTCCTCCAGTGTGCAAGGGCACTGCTTCTGCACCG CCGCCAGAGGAAGCAGAGGAGCATTTG AGAACTGACAACTCTCAGTCCAGCCAATCACTGAGCACACCCGTGGTCTCCGTGGCAACCCCCAGTCTACATCCCCAGGGCCTTGTGTACTCAGCCATGACATCATCTTTCACTTCAG attttgccTTGAGCAGTACAGAGCCTAGTTCTTTACATAGCTTCAGTTCACCAGAGGCTGTCATATCAGGAACAGGTTCTTCATGGAAACACAGTAATCATGGTCAGCCAGGATTCAGTGCCCAGAG CATCAAATCAGAGCCCATCTCCCCTCCCAGAGAGCGTGCTGGTCATTCGCTGTACCCCACCAAACCTCGGCCCGGCTCCGGACAAGAAGTGGGCCGCTCTCCTGCCGAGAGCTTCGGTTCTTCTGGTAGTTCATATGAAGGTAGCGACCGTGAGGAACAGCAGCTGGACTCTCACCCAGGCACCGCTACATCAGGACAAAGATCATCAACAGAGACAGATAGCCAGGAAGATCCCTCAGTCAAACGCATGCGCACGGACAGCTGGGTAACTTAG